A single window of Aspergillus oryzae RIB40 DNA, chromosome 8 DNA harbors:
- a CDS encoding catalase/peroxidase (catalase (peroxidase I)): MADKCPFHNQAPKPNVAGSGTQNRDWWPDQLKLNILRQHTTVSNPLDPDFDYAAAFNSLDYYALKKDLQDLMTDSQDWWPADFGHYGGLFIRMAWHSAGTYRTFDGRGGGGQGQQRFAPLNSWPDNVSLDKARRLLWPIKQKYGNKISWADLMILTGNVALESMGFKTFGFAGGRKDTWEADESVYWGGETTWLGNDVRYSHGFAGSSKHGAVIADEASHRDIHSRELEKPLAAAHMGLIYVNPEGPDGNPDPVAAARDIRTTFARMAMNDEETVALIAGGHTFGKTHGAASSDHVGSEPEAAGLEAQGLGWQNSHGSGKGAHTITSGLEVTWTKTPTQWNLNFLEYLFRFEWVLTKSPAGANQWVAKDADAFIPDAYDSSKKHRPQMLTTDLSLRFDPAYEKISRRFLENPDQFAEAFARAWFKLTHRDMGPRARYIGPEVPAEELSWQDPIPAVNHPVISETDIAALKRDILATGVDPSKFISTAWASASTFRGSDKRGGANGARIRLAPQRDWEVNNQPWLAAALKALEDIQDKFNSAQNDGKRVSLADLIVLAGCAAVEKAASDAGHIITVPFTPGRMDASQDQTDVESFNQMEPVADGFRNYGTSTARVPAEHYLVDKAQLLTLSAPEMTVLVGGLRALNANYDGSAHGVFTTRPGQLTNDFFVNLLDMNTSWKASGSGNDIYEGTDRRTGSKKWTATRADLVFGSHAELRAIAEVYGSSDGKGKFVKDFVAAWAKVMNLDRFDVN, encoded by the coding sequence ATGGCAGACAAGTGTCCCTTCCATAACCAAGCGCCGAAGCCCAACGTTGCGGGCAGTGGCACCCAAAACCGCGACTGGTGGCCAGACCAGCTAAAGCTGAACATCCTCCGCCAGCACACAACGGTTTCGAACCCATTGGATCCAGACTTTGACTATGCTGCGGCTTTCAACAGCCTGGATTACTATGCTCTGAAGAAGGACCTGCAAGACCTGATGACTGATTCGCAGGATTGGTGGCCAGCGGATTTTGGTCATTATGGTGGCCTCTTCATTCGCATGGCCTGGCATAGTGCGGGTACCTATCGCACCTTTGATGGtcgaggtggtggtggacaAGGTCAACAGCGGTTCGCGCCACTCAACAGCTGGCCGGACAACGTGAGTCTTGACAAAGCTCGCCGCCTGCTTTGGCCGATCAAGCAAAAGTATGGTAACAAGATCTCCTGGGCTGACCTGATGATCTTAACGGGCAACGTGGCACTAGAGTCTATGGGCTTCAAAACATTCGGATTTGCCGGTGGACGTAAGGATACTTGGGAAGCGGACGAATCTGTTTACTGGGGTGGAGAGACCACATGGCTCGGCAATGATGTGCGCTATTCCCATGGTTTTGCCGGATCTTCCAAGCATGGTGCTGTTATTGCCGACGAAGCATCCCATCGCGATATACATTCTCGCGAACTGGAAAAGCCACTCGCAGCTGCTCATATGGGCTTGATTTACGTGAACCCGGAAGGGCCCGATGGGAACCCTGACCCAGTCGCTGCAGCTCGGGATATCCGTACCACGTTCGCTCGCATGGCAATGAATGATGAGGAAACTGTTGCGCTAATTGCTGGTGGTCATACCTTTGGAAAGACACACGGGGCGGCTTCCTCAGACCACGTTGGTTCTgagcctgaggctgctggTCTAGAGGCACAAGGCTTGGGTTGGCAAAACAGCCATGGCTCGGGAAAAGGCGCGCATACCATTACCAGTGGTCTGGAAGTAACCTGGACAAAGACTCCAACCCAATGGAATTTGAACTTCCTCGAGTACCTGTTCCGCTTCGAATGGGTGCTCACCAAGAGTCCTGCGGGTGCGAACCAATGGGTAGCTAAGGACGCAGATGCCTTTATCCCGGATGCATACGATTCATCCAAGAAGCACCGACCACAGATGCTTACTACTGACTTGTCTCTGCGATTCGATCCTGCTTACGAGAAGATCTCGCGCCGCTTTCTGGAAAACCCGGATCAGTTTGCAGAAGCCTTTGCGCGGGCCTGGTTCAAGCTGACACATCGGGACATGGGGCCGCGTGCTCGCTATATCGGTCCAGAGGTCCCCGCTGAAGAGCTGTCCTGGCAGGATCCCATCCCAGCAGTCAACCATCCGGTAATTAGTGAGACCGATATCGCCGCACTCAAGCGGGATATCCTCGCCACCGGCGTCGATCCTTCGAAGTTCATCTCGACTGCTTGGGCATCAGCATCGACTTTTCGAGGCAGTGATAAACGCGGCGGCGCCAACGGTGCACGTATTCGTCTTGCCCCTCAGCGCGACTGGGAAGTGAATAACCAGCCATGGCTTGCGGCGGCATTGAAGGCCCTGGAAGACATCCAAGACAAATTCAACAGCGCCCAGAACGACGGAAAGCGAGTATCCTTGGCGGATCTCATTGTGCTCGCTGGCTGCGCAGCTGTCGAGAAAGCTGCCAGCGATGCCGGCCATATTATCACCGTGCCTTTCACGCCGGGACGCATGGATGCTTCGCAGGACCAGACGGATGTCGAGTCATTCAATCAGATGGAGCCTGTGGCAGACGGCTTCCGGAACTATGGCACATCCACTGCTCGGGTGCCAGCCGAGCACTATCTGGTTGACAAGGCGCAGTTGCTGACTCTATCTGCGCCTGAGATGACGGTACTTGTTGGTGGTCTGCGGGCTCTGAATGCCAACTACGATGGCTCCGCCCATGGAGTGTTTACTACCCGGCCGGGCCAGCTGACGAATGATTTCTTTGTCAATCTCCTCGACATGAACACCTCGTGGAAGGCATCTGGCAGTGGCAATGACATTTACGAAGGCACCGACCGCAGAACCGGCTCGAAGAAATGGACTGCCACCAGGGCCGATCTGGTCTTCGGATCTCACGCCGAGCTGCGCGCCATCGCCGAGGTGTATGGCAGCAGTGACGGAAAGGGCAAATTCGTAAAGGACTTTGTTGCCGCTTGGGCTAAGGTCATGAACCTTGACAGGTTTGATGTGAACTAG